In the genome of Acidobacteriota bacterium, one region contains:
- a CDS encoding protein kinase, translating to MPFTTGTTLGHYTIIEPIGAGGMGEVYKATDTSLDRAVALKILPAALVTDSDRVRRFIGEAKAASALNHPHIITIYEIGEALLDADNPQDVAHYIAMEYISGATLHLKIHREDLELRKLLEYFAQTADGLAKAHAAGIVHRDLKPENIMVTEDGYAKILDFGLAKLIEAAEPAASSAEDPLEAATAVMDKTRPGMVMGTIGYMSPEQAQGKHVDQRSDIFSFGCILYEAATRHKPFQGDSLIDSLHKIVYGQAPPIGNSNPDAPAELQRIVRKCLAKDPAERYQSIKDIAIDLRDLIKEYDSQPRVSGMYAAQPTLTQSYPPHTGQHAAQLAVTDAQSVVTAPSGAVASGPVSGITQTSMGKGGHGRRIAIGAGLLLLAVTAAISLYFLVGQKQSKITGPAFQNTAISKLTSTGRALGAVISPDGKYVVHVVKEAGTQGLWVRQTATSSNVPIVPPDEGEYVGLTFSRDGNYIYFVKGAKGASIRSLYQVPVLGGTPRKLIDDVDSPISFSRDGKRFAFDRHSASESSVIIANADGSGEQTLLTYK from the coding sequence ATGCCTTTCACAACCGGAACGACTCTCGGACACTATACGATAATCGAGCCGATCGGCGCGGGCGGCATGGGCGAGGTCTACAAGGCCACCGACACCAGCCTCGATCGCGCGGTTGCGTTGAAGATACTACCCGCCGCACTCGTAACCGATTCGGATCGCGTGCGCAGATTCATCGGTGAAGCGAAGGCCGCATCTGCTTTGAATCATCCGCACATCATCACCATCTACGAAATTGGCGAAGCTCTACTCGACGCGGATAACCCGCAAGACGTTGCCCATTACATCGCGATGGAGTACATCAGCGGGGCCACGCTGCACCTCAAAATTCATCGCGAGGATCTCGAGCTGAGAAAGCTCCTCGAGTATTTCGCGCAGACCGCTGACGGGCTGGCCAAGGCTCACGCGGCGGGCATCGTCCACCGCGACCTGAAGCCGGAAAACATAATGGTGACCGAGGACGGCTACGCGAAGATCCTCGATTTCGGTCTCGCCAAGCTGATCGAAGCCGCGGAGCCCGCCGCGTCATCGGCCGAGGACCCGCTCGAAGCGGCAACCGCCGTTATGGACAAAACGCGCCCGGGCATGGTTATGGGCACCATCGGCTACATGTCGCCCGAGCAAGCGCAGGGCAAGCACGTCGATCAGCGCTCGGACATTTTTTCGTTCGGTTGCATCCTCTACGAAGCGGCGACCCGGCATAAGCCTTTTCAGGGCGACTCGCTTATCGACTCGCTGCACAAGATCGTCTACGGGCAAGCGCCGCCGATCGGCAACTCGAATCCTGATGCGCCCGCGGAGCTTCAACGCATCGTTCGCAAGTGCCTCGCTAAGGATCCCGCCGAGCGGTACCAGTCGATCAAGGATATCGCAATCGATCTTCGCGATCTGATCAAGGAGTATGACTCTCAACCGAGAGTTTCGGGGATGTATGCCGCTCAGCCGACTCTAACGCAGAGTTACCCACCGCACACGGGCCAGCACGCGGCTCAGCTTGCGGTGACCGATGCCCAGTCAGTCGTCACCGCTCCAAGCGGAGCGGTCGCCAGCGGACCGGTGTCTGGAATCACGCAAACGTCAATGGGCAAAGGGGGCCACGGACGCCGGATCGCGATAGGCGCAGGGCTGCTCTTGTTAGCAGTCACTGCGGCGATCTCGCTCTACTTTCTGGTTGGTCAGAAGCAGAGCAAGATAACTGGACCTGCCTTTCAGAACACGGCGATCAGCAAGCTCACGAGCACCGGGCGAGCCCTTGGTGCCGTCATCTCACCCGACGGAAAGTACGTCGTTCACGTAGTAAAGGAAGCGGGCACGCAGGGACTTTGGGTGCGCCAGACTGCTACGTCGAGCAACGTTCCAATCGTCCCTCCTGATGAGGGCGAGTACGTCGGCCTGACGTTCTCGCGCGACGGCAACTACATCTATTTCGTCAAAGGAGCAAAAGGCGCGAGCATTCGCAGCCTCTATCAGGTGCCGGTTCTTGGCGGCACGCCCAGGAAGCTAATCGATGACGTTGACAGCCCGATCTCTTTCTCGCGCGACGGAAAGCGTTTCGCATTTGACCGCCACTCGGCCAGCGAGAGCTCGGTGATTATTGCAAACGCGGATGGCAGCGGCGAGCAAACGCTGCTGACTTACAAGTAG
- a CDS encoding type II toxin-antitoxin system VapC family toxin, whose translation MLLDSNIIIYAAQPDHEDLRRLIASQSPSVSAISVVEVLGYHRLSEVERTHFEEFFGVSKILAVSDLVISEAVRLRQQRKMSLGDALIGATAIANDLTLVTRNVDDFDWIEGLRILNPLASA comes from the coding sequence GTGCTACTCGACAGCAACATCATCATCTACGCAGCCCAGCCGGATCACGAAGATCTCCGGCGATTGATTGCCTCGCAGTCTCCATCGGTTTCCGCGATCAGCGTAGTCGAGGTCCTGGGATACCATCGCCTCTCGGAGGTTGAACGCACGCACTTCGAGGAATTCTTTGGAGTGTCGAAGATTCTAGCGGTATCGGACCTTGTGATCAGCGAAGCGGTCAGGCTGCGTCAGCAACGGAAGATGTCCCTCGGCGATGCGCTCATTGGGGCGACGGCCATCGCTAATGATCTGACTCTGGTTACGCGCAACGTAGATGACTTCGACTGGATTGAGGGGCTTCGTATTCTCAACCCGCTTGCTTCGGCGTAG
- a CDS encoding TonB family protein, which yields MKPIVVTIALLSFLSSLDFRIGSAIIPSMVVAHANDDSLEAFPVQAGTSPVSEDDSRVKALIQAVRENALDKVKSLLDQGVNVDAQDNTNTTPLMSAAETNNLRMLKALIKAGANINMKNKHGNTPLMSAALYGGSEAVTYLFKEGAEINAQTEKLQTALMFAAMRGDQKVAKVLLEKGASINQEDGDRFTALTYAIRAGHEKVARLLIAVGAFDPQPNLKDLPRDSSSSVDRKPKLLNIPRPIYTEEARRNRIEGMVRVRVIVGADGTVKAANALTTLPHGLTEMAISAAMNLKFEPAMKDGKPVAYALPVEVNFNLRR from the coding sequence ATGAAGCCCATTGTGGTGACTATCGCGTTGCTGTCGTTCTTGAGTAGTCTAGATTTTAGAATTGGATCGGCCATCATACCTTCAATGGTTGTTGCGCACGCTAATGATGACTCACTCGAGGCATTTCCTGTCCAAGCCGGCACATCTCCAGTGTCGGAAGACGATAGTAGGGTCAAGGCGCTGATACAAGCCGTACGCGAGAACGCGCTTGATAAGGTGAAGTCACTGTTGGATCAAGGTGTGAACGTTGACGCTCAAGATAACACAAACACGACACCCTTGATGTCTGCGGCGGAGACAAACAACTTGCGTATGCTAAAGGCTCTGATCAAGGCCGGAGCGAACATCAACATGAAGAACAAGCACGGCAATACTCCGCTGATGAGCGCGGCGCTCTACGGTGGATCGGAGGCCGTGACATACTTATTCAAGGAAGGTGCGGAGATCAACGCTCAAACGGAGAAACTACAAACAGCTCTGATGTTCGCAGCAATGCGCGGTGACCAGAAAGTTGCAAAGGTACTTCTTGAGAAGGGCGCGAGCATCAACCAGGAGGATGGCGACCGGTTTACCGCGTTGACTTATGCAATCAGAGCCGGGCACGAGAAAGTCGCTCGATTACTCATAGCGGTTGGCGCGTTTGACCCTCAGCCGAATTTGAAGGATTTGCCCCGTGATTCGTCGTCAAGCGTTGACAGAAAGCCAAAGCTCTTGAACATACCTCGCCCCATATATACCGAAGAGGCGCGTCGCAACCGCATTGAGGGCATGGTGCGCGTGCGCGTGATCGTCGGAGCGGACGGAACTGTTAAGGCCGCGAATGCGTTGACTACCCTTCCGCATGGATTAACAGAAATGGCGATTTCGGCTGCAATGAACCTCAAATTCGAGCCGGCGATGAAAGACGGTAAGCCCGTTGCCTATGCGCTGCCGGTAGAAGTGAACTTCAACCTCAGAAGGTAG
- a CDS encoding vanadium-dependent haloperoxidase codes for MLRRILPLTLIVSLLFVNTGAFAQVESTKKISADDYPSEVASAWFELLYDVVKAERTTPPAASRVYGITAVALYESIVTGTEANRSLVGQLNSLMFVPQPTKINKHHWPTVANAVLANTIRGLYSTISQATLEAINNLEQSFASRYRSEVGKPKYKRSLSHGQAVAAAILQWAATDGFSVYNNCHYSARPVPGAWEPTPPLLSPNPLQPCWGFIRPMVLTSGAECPAHGHPAFSTNTASEFYAAALEVYTVGLGLTTEQKTIADYWSDGASATGTPPGHWIAIVSQIARNDGLSLARAAEAYAHVGIAVHDAFIACWNEKYVTNLQRPVTYINRNFDGNWRPYIVTPNFPTYTSGHSSQSGAAASVLTDMFGVKGFKDTTHTDHGLVPAQQPRTFSSFVQAAAEAAISRLYGGIHYAFDNDDGLTCGECIGKAIHDRVSFKNNN; via the coding sequence ATGTTGAGAAGAATTCTACCGCTTACCCTGATAGTCTCACTGCTGTTTGTTAACACCGGGGCCTTTGCCCAGGTCGAGTCAACCAAAAAGATATCCGCGGACGATTACCCCTCGGAAGTCGCGTCAGCCTGGTTCGAACTTCTCTATGACGTGGTGAAAGCAGAAAGGACGACGCCACCAGCGGCCTCCCGGGTTTACGGCATCACCGCCGTCGCTCTCTACGAATCGATCGTGACTGGCACTGAAGCAAACCGTTCACTGGTTGGCCAATTGAACAGCCTGATGTTTGTGCCCCAGCCGACGAAAATCAATAAGCACCACTGGCCAACGGTGGCAAACGCGGTTCTCGCCAACACGATCCGGGGTCTGTACTCAACTATTTCTCAAGCGACTTTGGAAGCCATCAACAACCTGGAGCAAAGCTTCGCATCCCGTTATCGGTCCGAGGTTGGGAAGCCTAAGTACAAACGCTCGCTCTCGCACGGCCAGGCTGTGGCCGCCGCAATTCTCCAGTGGGCTGCTACCGACGGGTTCTCTGTTTATAACAACTGCCATTACTCCGCCAGGCCGGTGCCGGGCGCCTGGGAGCCGACGCCGCCGCTGCTAAGCCCGAATCCGCTGCAGCCCTGTTGGGGATTTATCCGGCCGATGGTCTTGACCTCGGGCGCGGAGTGCCCTGCGCATGGCCATCCAGCTTTTTCTACCAATACGGCATCGGAATTCTACGCGGCTGCATTGGAGGTCTATACCGTGGGACTTGGCCTGACGACTGAGCAAAAGACTATTGCCGATTACTGGTCTGATGGCGCCAGCGCCACCGGCACGCCGCCGGGACATTGGATCGCGATCGTCAGTCAGATCGCACGGAACGACGGTCTCTCGCTCGCGAGGGCGGCCGAGGCCTACGCGCATGTAGGAATAGCCGTTCACGATGCCTTCATCGCTTGCTGGAACGAAAAGTACGTTACCAACCTTCAGCGCCCGGTGACCTACATCAATCGCAATTTCGACGGCAACTGGCGGCCGTACATAGTGACGCCGAACTTCCCCACCTACACTTCGGGGCACTCGTCACAATCAGGCGCAGCGGCGAGCGTGCTGACCGATATGTTCGGGGTCAAAGGCTTCAAGGACACGACACATACCGACCACGGCCTCGTTCCGGCCCAGCAGCCTCGCACGTTCAGCTCTTTCGTTCAGGCAGCCGCGGAAGCAGCGATCTCCAGACTCTACGGCGGCATACATTACGCGTTCGACAACGACGACGGACTGACTTGTGGGGAATGCATCGGCAAGGCAATTCACGACCGGGTGAGCTTCAAGAACAATAATTAG
- a CDS encoding type II toxin-antitoxin system HicB family antitoxin, which produces MHNESTAIIEQDEDWFIAYCPEIPGANGQGRTIDECRKNLAKAIELILEDRREDAFRGVPPDDIRETVVLPSAEPGGSMGA; this is translated from the coding sequence ATGCACAATGAGTCCACAGCAATCATAGAGCAAGACGAAGACTGGTTCATCGCTTACTGTCCGGAGATCCCTGGCGCTAACGGACAGGGGCGGACGATCGACGAGTGCCGGAAGAATCTCGCCAAGGCGATTGAACTGATCCTTGAGGACCGCCGAGAAGACGCCTTCCGAGGAGTTCCGCCGGATGACATTCGAGAAACGGTCGTCTTGCCATCCGCTGAGCCTGGTGGGAGCATGGGTGCGTGA
- a CDS encoding DUF4412 domain-containing protein — MRNAANRSTRKGEIMFLPRTNHRFNEFLLPTLLCLAVFAAACSKSEQPSTNSTASSPSAAPSAGGDFEGTIAMKVETENQGRMEMTYFLKGPHTRIETKVPDVPEGEAVMLWDLEGSKITTLMPARKIYMTMDLKETAEAMKASAKEMKKSPGGEEEKFPKLTPTGKQETIAGYTCEHWLMGDNQEFDMCVAKGLGYFGMGGQSRGGAQSWKNLAFSPKLLAEAANHPDWVKLLEGGAFPLKFTAMQDGKVTMKLEATKIERKSLDDSLFAVPADYEAMNIPTQPGLPAGKQ, encoded by the coding sequence ATGCGCAACGCAGCAAACAGATCGACACGAAAGGGAGAGATCATGTTTCTACCAAGGACCAATCACCGATTCAACGAGTTTCTATTACCCACACTTCTGTGCTTAGCCGTGTTTGCTGCCGCTTGCAGCAAGTCTGAGCAGCCATCGACTAACTCGACCGCCTCATCTCCTTCGGCTGCCCCCTCTGCGGGTGGGGACTTTGAAGGAACGATCGCCATGAAAGTGGAGACCGAGAATCAAGGCCGGATGGAAATGACCTACTTCCTCAAAGGCCCGCACACTCGCATCGAGACGAAAGTTCCCGACGTTCCTGAGGGAGAGGCAGTTATGCTCTGGGACTTGGAAGGGAGCAAAATAACTACTCTTATGCCGGCGAGAAAAATTTACATGACGATGGACCTGAAGGAAACGGCCGAAGCTATGAAGGCTTCGGCTAAGGAGATGAAGAAGTCTCCTGGCGGCGAAGAAGAGAAGTTTCCCAAGCTCACGCCCACAGGCAAACAAGAAACAATTGCCGGCTACACGTGCGAGCACTGGTTGATGGGTGACAACCAAGAGTTCGACATGTGCGTGGCGAAGGGGCTCGGCTACTTTGGTATGGGCGGTCAGTCGCGAGGCGGGGCTCAATCGTGGAAGAATCTGGCATTTAGTCCGAAACTGCTTGCCGAGGCGGCTAACCATCCAGACTGGGTGAAGCTCCTGGAAGGCGGCGCGTTTCCATTAAAGTTCACCGCGATGCAGGATGGTAAGGTCACCATGAAGCTGGAAGCGACTAAGATCGAACGAAAATCGTTGGACGATTCGCTGTTCGCGGTACCGGCGGATTATGAAGCAATGAATATTCCGACTCAGCCGGGTCTGCCAGCCGGCAAACAGTAG